Proteins from a genomic interval of Streptomyces sp. NBC_01445:
- a CDS encoding LCP family protein, with product MNDWPEGWGDSQGGGDRGYGRGSSSARPEGARAMPHVQRGQGGGSRRSAPPRPTVPAQPSYGEGYGDQYDSGYNTGQVYGGGGGRRGGSGYVPNDNDPADGYAPPRPRPNWRRRIKWAVLTLVVVFLGVSIGTYFWADSKLHRDVDLSKVIERPETGQGTNYLIVGTDSRAGMSDEEKKKLHTGSAEGKRTDTMMILHTGDNGSTMISLPRDSNVTIPSYKGSDSGKLYPNQGRQVKLNAAYAEDGPELLVRTVEFNTGLHIDHYAEIGFGGFAKIVDAVGGVEMNLKEGFKDKWSGADFQKGKQTLNGQQALAFVRTRHAFAASDLQRTKNQQAFLSALAHQVATPSTVLNPFKLYPTMGAGLDSLVVDKDMSLWDLGSMFFAMKGVTGGDGKSMNMPVSGSVNGNLVWDKTKVKQLVGELKDDAPVTVSGN from the coding sequence ATGAATGATTGGCCAGAGGGTTGGGGCGACAGTCAGGGCGGCGGCGACCGCGGTTACGGTCGCGGCAGTTCCAGCGCGCGCCCCGAGGGCGCCCGCGCGATGCCGCACGTGCAGCGCGGACAGGGCGGCGGCTCCCGCCGCTCCGCGCCGCCCCGGCCGACGGTGCCGGCGCAGCCCTCGTACGGCGAGGGCTACGGGGACCAGTACGACAGCGGCTACAACACCGGCCAGGTCTACGGCGGTGGCGGCGGGCGCCGCGGCGGCAGCGGCTACGTACCGAACGACAACGACCCGGCCGACGGTTACGCGCCCCCGCGGCCGCGGCCGAACTGGCGTCGGCGCATCAAGTGGGCCGTCCTCACCCTCGTCGTCGTGTTCCTCGGTGTGAGCATAGGCACGTACTTCTGGGCCGACTCCAAGCTCCACCGCGACGTCGACCTCTCCAAGGTCATAGAACGGCCCGAGACCGGCCAGGGCACCAACTACCTCATCGTCGGCACGGACAGCCGGGCCGGAATGTCCGACGAGGAGAAGAAGAAGCTGCACACCGGGTCCGCCGAGGGCAAGCGCACGGACACGATGATGATCCTGCACACCGGCGACAACGGCAGCACGATGATCTCCCTGCCGCGTGACTCGAACGTCACCATCCCGTCCTACAAGGGCTCGGACTCCGGCAAGCTCTACCCGAACCAGGGCCGCCAGGTGAAGCTCAACGCCGCGTACGCGGAGGACGGCCCCGAACTGCTCGTGCGGACCGTCGAGTTCAACACCGGGCTGCACATCGACCACTACGCGGAGATCGGCTTCGGCGGCTTCGCGAAGATCGTGGACGCGGTCGGTGGCGTCGAGATGAACCTGAAGGAGGGCTTCAAGGACAAGTGGTCCGGAGCCGACTTCCAGAAGGGCAAGCAGACGCTGAACGGCCAGCAGGCCCTGGCCTTCGTCCGTACGCGCCACGCGTTCGCGGCGAGCGACCTCCAGCGCACCAAGAACCAGCAGGCGTTCCTGTCGGCGCTGGCCCACCAGGTGGCCACCCCGTCGACGGTCCTGAACCCGTTCAAGCTCTACCCGACGATGGGCGCGGGCCTCGACTCGCTCGTCGTCGACAAGGACATGAGCCTGTGGGACCTCGGCTCGATGTTCTTCGCCATGAAGGGCGTCACCGGCGGCGACGGCAAGTCGATGAACATGCCGGTCTCCGGCTCCGTCAACGGCAACCTCGTCTGGGACAAGACCAAGGTCAAGCAGCTGGTGGGCGAGCTCAAGGACGACGCACCGGTGACGGTGTCGGGCAACTGA